The sequence below is a genomic window from Terriglobales bacterium.
CAATCCGCCCGCTAGTTCGTGGGGGGGCGGAGCAAGCCTGGGCGCAGGCCCGACGTCTACCCGCCCACCCGGCCCAGCTGCGCTTTGGCCGAAGCCGCGTACCTGCCGTTGGGATCCAATTCCAGGTACTTCTTGAAGGCCTCCGCCGTGCCCGCCGGGGCCACCAGCTTGCCGTTCTCCGTCTTGGCCTGCGCGATCAGGTTCACGCCCTTGTAGTAATACGGGTCGGCAAAGCTGGGGCTGGCAGCAATGGCCTTGTCGAAGGCGGCCACCGCCTGTTGCGGCTGCTTGTGATCGGAGAACAGGAGGCCGGCGTAATAGTAGTACGTGCCGGCCTTGCTGGGATCGGCGAGTGCGGCGGAGTTCATCTCAGCGACCGCCTCGTCAATCTTGCCGGTCTTGGAGTAGGCCTTGCCCAGGAGCTGGTGGTAGCCGGCAGCGCCCGGTCGCAGGGCTACCGCCTTTTCCAGGGCCGCGACCGCCTCATCCCACTTCCCCGTCATGGCGAGTCCATAGCCGGTCAGGGCCCAAGCCTGGTCGTTGAGCGGAAACGCGGTGGTGACCTCGGCGAGCATCGTAGCCGCCTGGTCGAAGTTGCCGGCCGCCTGGGCAGCCTGCGCCGCTGCCAGCTTGTCCTTCACGCCCTTGTCGTCCTTCTTGGGAGTGCTGGCTGCCAGCTTGTTGAGCTCATCCAGGGCCTTCTGCTGCACCGGAGTCAGGGGCACCGGACTCACCGGCAGCGTGAGGGGAGCGGAAGCCGCAGAGGCTCCGCTGGGCGGGCCGGTGGTGATAGTGAGCGGCGTGGGATTGCTGCTGTAGGAAACGGGGTAGCTGGCTTGGCCACCGATCTGCTGGCCGTCCTTGGTGACGGTGACGCGGTACACGTCTTCCTTCACCCCCACGCGCAGGAACTCGCCTTTCTTGTCGGTCTTGACGGAAAAGCTGGCGCCGGTGTTGGCGCCCTGGAAGGCGACGGTGGCGCCCACCACGGGATTGCCCTGCGGGTCGGTGATCTTGCCCGAAATGGTGGCGCTCTCGCCCTGCGCCGCGGCCAGAAGGCTGGCGGCGAGCAGGAAACCGGCTGCCAGGATGATGAAGACGCGCTTGTTCATGAATTCTCCTTCGAGGAGGCTCGCATCTGCCGGAAACGAGCGCCCGCCAGCAGGCCGGGGCCGCACCCAGCCAAGCGGGTGCGGCGTTTTCATTCTACGGGGGCCGCGGAGAGTCAGGCAAGCCGGAGGGCGCTAGCCAAGGCGCGCCAGCCGGGCCTGGAGATCGGCGAGGGCCGCCTCCAGGAGGCTGCGATGGCGGGGATGGCGGCAGCCCTCCAGTTGCTGCAGCACGCGGCGGCGGGAGAGTTCCAGACCCTGCTGCAGGCGGCGGCGCTCGGCCTGCCGGGGATCGAGGGGCGGCCGCGCCTCCAGCGGCGGCGCCGAGGCGGCCGCTTCCCTCTGTTCCTCGACCGACTTGCTCTCCCAGCCGCGGGCCACGGCAGCGATTATACGGCGCGGCGGCCGGCCAAAACGAAATCCCGGGTGAGGAAGACAAGCAATCCCTTGGCGGAGCGGAGGTTTTTGTTATAATTCGGCGTTTTTTGAGGCGGCTGTCCTCACGCGCCTTGGTGACAGCCGTCACTCCCAGAAGTGATAGGCGGAAGCGGTACCACCCGGCCGCGCCGTCTCCGCGGTGCGGCCTTCGCGGATCGCCGACTTCACATGGCCCAGATCTTCCATCGCAGCACCAACACCATCTCGCGCTTTTCCATCTTTGGCGTGATCTTCGTGGTGGCGGCGGTGGCGGCCTCCATCGGCGAGATCCAGCACTCCCTCTACGTGACCGGGGCGATGGAAGCGCGGCAGCAGCCTGTCCCCTTCAGCCACCAGCACCACGTGGCCGGGCTGGGCCTGGACTGCCGCTACTGCCACACCTCGGTGGAGACTTCCAGCTACGCCGGCCTGCCGCCCACCAAGACCTGCATGAACTGCCACGCCCAGATCTGGACCAACGCGGCCATGCTGGAGCCGGTGCGGGCCAGCTTCCGCAGTGGCCAGTCGCTGCACTGGATCCGGGTGAACGATCTGCCCGACTTCGTCTATTTCGATCACAGCATCCACCTCCACAAGGGCATCGGCTGCGACTCCTGCCACGGCCCGGTGGACCGCATGCCGCTGATGTACCAGGCCAAGTCGCTGCAGATGGATTTCTGCCTGGATTGCCACCGCGCCCCGCAGAAGTACATCCGGCCGCGCGACCAGGTCTTCAACATGGAGTACCAGCTCCCCAGCAGCGAGCATCCGGTGACCGTCTCGGGGCAGAGTTACACCGACCAGGCAACGCTGGGGGAGGCGCTGCTGCGGCAGTACCAGGTGCGCAGCGTGCGCGACATCACCAGTTGTTCCACCTGCCATCGCTAGCGGGCGGGCGAGAGTTAAGGAATGGGAGCAGAGAACCAAGACGGGAAGTCGCCAGACCGGCCGGCGGATCCGCCCTGCGCGGAGAAGAAGAGGCTGGAACTGGCGGAAGTGCGGGCGCGGCTGGAAGCGGCCAAGGGGCCCAGGTACTGGCGCACCCTGGAGGAGCTGAGCGCGAGCGCGGGCTTCGACGAGCTGATGCAGCGCGAGTTTCCGCGCCAAGCCTCGGAGTGGCTGGACCCGGTGACCCGGCGCGGCTTCCTCAAGCTGATGGGCGCCTCCATGGCGCTGGCGGGGCTGGCCGGTTGCACCCGGCAGCCGTTGGAGACCATCGTCCCCTACGTGCGCCAGCCCGAAGACCTGGTGCTGGGCAAGCCCCTCTACTTCGCGACCGCCATCCCGCTCAGCGGGATCGCGGCCCCGGTGCTGGTCAAGAGCAACGAGGGCCGGCCCACCAAGGTGGAAGGGAATCCCGAGCATCCCGCCAGCCTGGGCGCTTGCGACGTCTTCGCCCAGGCCTCGGTGCTCTCGCTCTA
It includes:
- a CDS encoding carboxypeptidase regulatory-like domain-containing protein, whose translation is MNKRVFIILAAGFLLAASLLAAAQGESATISGKITDPQGNPVVGATVAFQGANTGASFSVKTDKKGEFLRVGVKEDVYRVTVTKDGQQIGGQASYPVSYSSNPTPLTITTGPPSGASAASAPLTLPVSPVPLTPVQQKALDELNKLAASTPKKDDKGVKDKLAAAQAAQAAGNFDQAATMLAEVTTAFPLNDQAWALTGYGLAMTGKWDEAVAALEKAVALRPGAAGYHQLLGKAYSKTGKIDEAVAEMNSAALADPSKAGTYYYYAGLLFSDHKQPQQAVAAFDKAIAASPSFADPYYYKGVNLIAQAKTENGKLVAPAGTAEAFKKYLELDPNGRYAASAKAQLGRVGG
- a CDS encoding cytochrome c3 family protein → MAQIFHRSTNTISRFSIFGVIFVVAAVAASIGEIQHSLYVTGAMEARQQPVPFSHQHHVAGLGLDCRYCHTSVETSSYAGLPPTKTCMNCHAQIWTNAAMLEPVRASFRSGQSLHWIRVNDLPDFVYFDHSIHLHKGIGCDSCHGPVDRMPLMYQAKSLQMDFCLDCHRAPQKYIRPRDQVFNMEYQLPSSEHPVTVSGQSYTDQATLGEALLRQYQVRSVRDITSCSTCHR